Proteins from a genomic interval of Prevotella sp. E13-27:
- a CDS encoding NADH peroxidase yields the protein MKKKFICAVCGYIYEGENPPEKCPICKAPASKFSELKDDADMTYATVHKIGDGKLEGVSEEMINDLRAHFNGECSEVGQYLAMARQADREGYPEIAEAFKRYAFEEADHASRFAELLGECVWADTKTNLEKRAAAEAGACEDKFRIAKNAKAAGFDAIHDTVHEMAKDEARHGAGFAGLLKRYFGK from the coding sequence ATGAAGAAAAAGTTCATTTGCGCCGTGTGTGGTTATATCTACGAAGGCGAGAATCCTCCCGAGAAGTGTCCAATCTGTAAGGCTCCAGCTTCTAAGTTCTCTGAGCTTAAGGACGATGCCGACATGACTTATGCTACCGTTCATAAGATTGGTGATGGTAAGCTCGAGGGTGTATCAGAAGAGATGATTAACGATCTGCGTGCACACTTTAACGGTGAGTGCAGCGAGGTAGGCCAGTATCTGGCTATGGCTCGTCAGGCTGACCGTGAGGGCTATCCTGAGATTGCTGAGGCTTTCAAGCGCTATGCTTTCGAAGAGGCTGACCATGCAAGCCGTTTCGCAGAGCTCCTTGGTGAGTGCGTATGGGCTGACACAAAGACCAACCTTGAGAAGCGTGCTGCTGCTGAGGCTGGCGCATGTGAGGATAAGTTCCGCATTGCAAAGAATGCTAAGGCTGCTGGCTTCGACGCTATCCACGATACCGTTCACGAGATGGCAAAGGACGAGGCTCGTCATGGCGCAGGCTTCGCTGGCCTGCTGAAGCGCTATTTCGGCAAGTAA
- a CDS encoding cytidine deaminase, producing the protein MKEITLESKIRVCQKDELPDDERNLVELAIEATANSYAPHSHFHVGAALLLANGKIVKGCNQENAVLPAGVCAERSAIFSAGAQYPDQAVTKLAIAARAGDGKLTELPVSPCGICRQVMVETETRFQQPMRILLYGETGVYVIDGIKELMPLAFTEF; encoded by the coding sequence ATGAAAGAAATAACACTTGAATCTAAAATTCGCGTCTGTCAAAAGGACGAGCTCCCTGACGACGAACGTAACCTTGTTGAGCTTGCGATAGAGGCCACTGCCAACTCCTATGCTCCCCATTCCCACTTTCATGTAGGTGCAGCATTGCTTCTTGCCAATGGTAAGATTGTCAAAGGCTGCAATCAGGAGAATGCTGTTTTACCGGCAGGAGTGTGTGCTGAACGTTCCGCCATTTTCTCTGCTGGTGCACAATATCCTGATCAGGCTGTAACGAAACTTGCCATAGCTGCCCGTGCTGGCGACGGAAAGCTGACTGAGCTGCCTGTAAGCCCATGCGGAATATGCCGTCAGGTGATGGTAGAGACTGAGACGCGCTTCCAACAACCCATGCGCATACTTCTCTATGGTGAAACGGGAGTCTATGTCATTGACGGAATAAAAGAGCTCATGCCACTGGCATTCACAGAGTTCTAA
- the nth gene encoding endonuclease III has translation MTRKELYSQVLSFFAEKMPEADTELEFADTFQLVVAVVLSAQCTDKRVNMVTPALFRRFPNARAMAESSADEIYEYVKSVSYPNSKASHLFEMSKLLVERHNGEVPSTMDELLALPGIGRKTANVVQAVAFGRSTLAVDTHVFRVSHRLGLVSKSANTPFKVETELTKHIPDEIIPRAHHWLLLHGRYVCTARNPKCDDCGLCNLCKDYLTRKPSPTRI, from the coding sequence ATGACACGTAAAGAACTATACTCACAAGTTTTGAGCTTTTTTGCAGAAAAGATGCCAGAAGCTGACACCGAACTGGAGTTTGCCGACACCTTTCAGCTGGTAGTGGCAGTAGTACTAAGTGCGCAGTGTACAGACAAGCGCGTAAACATGGTGACGCCTGCGCTGTTCCGTCGTTTTCCGAATGCGAGAGCCATGGCTGAAAGCAGCGCTGACGAGATCTACGAATATGTGAAGAGCGTCTCCTACCCTAACAGTAAGGCAAGCCATCTTTTTGAGATGTCAAAGCTCTTGGTGGAGCGCCATAACGGCGAGGTGCCTTCGACTATGGACGAGCTGCTGGCTCTGCCTGGCATAGGACGCAAAACTGCCAATGTGGTGCAAGCCGTTGCCTTTGGCCGCTCAACATTGGCAGTTGATACTCATGTCTTTCGTGTCAGTCATCGCTTAGGCCTTGTCAGCAAGTCGGCCAACACCCCATTTAAGGTTGAAACGGAACTGACCAAGCACATCCCCGACGAGATTATTCCCCGTGCCCACCACTGGCTGCTGCTTCATGGGCGCTATGTCTGCACAGCGAGGAATCCCAAGTGTGACGATTGCGGATTGTGCAATCTCTGCAAGGACTATCTCACTCGCAAGCCATCGCCCACACGAATCTGA
- a CDS encoding HD domain-containing protein, with product MNDTKIINDPVFGFIKIPRGLLYDIVRHPLMQRLNRINQLGLASVVYPGARHTRFQHSLGAFYLMSEAIISLQQKGNFIFDSEAEAVEAAILMHDIGHGPFSHVLENTLISGISHEDISLLMMEQINRDLGGQLNLAISIFKDEYPKRFLHQLISSQLDMDRLDYLRRDSFFTGVTEGNIGSARIIKMLNVVDDRLVVEQKGIYSLENYLTTRRLMYWQVYLHKTAVGYEKVLVNMLTRAKHLTRQGHKVFASPALAYFLENDVDREWFSTHDEALLMYEELDDSDLWSAMKAWKHSDDKILATLATDMLDRIIFKVEVHDEPVSEERIDELQAQIAEKAGIEKVDAHYLMSLNTIQKDMYSIDDDSIDILYKDGTIKDISEASEILNVALLSKKIRKYYLCYQRF from the coding sequence ATGAACGACACAAAGATAATCAACGACCCTGTATTCGGATTCATAAAAATACCGCGAGGACTGCTATATGACATTGTGCGCCACCCACTGATGCAACGACTGAACCGCATAAACCAGTTGGGACTGGCATCGGTGGTTTATCCAGGAGCACGACACACCCGTTTTCAGCACTCGTTGGGAGCGTTCTACCTGATGAGCGAAGCAATAATAAGCCTGCAGCAGAAGGGGAACTTCATCTTCGACAGTGAAGCTGAAGCCGTGGAAGCAGCCATACTGATGCACGACATAGGCCACGGTCCGTTCTCACACGTGCTGGAAAACACACTCATCTCGGGCATATCGCACGAAGACATTTCGCTGCTGATGATGGAACAGATAAACCGCGACCTGGGCGGACAGCTGAACCTGGCTATATCGATATTCAAGGACGAGTATCCGAAACGATTCCTGCATCAGCTCATCAGCTCGCAGTTAGACATGGACCGATTGGACTACCTGCGTCGAGACTCGTTCTTCACAGGAGTGACGGAAGGCAACATTGGCAGCGCACGCATAATAAAGATGCTCAACGTGGTGGACGACCGGCTGGTTGTGGAACAGAAAGGTATATACTCGCTGGAGAACTACCTCACCACCCGACGACTGATGTACTGGCAGGTGTATCTGCACAAGACTGCAGTGGGCTACGAGAAGGTGCTGGTGAACATGCTCACTAGGGCGAAGCACCTGACACGACAGGGACACAAGGTGTTCGCCTCGCCTGCCCTCGCCTACTTCCTGGAAAACGATGTGGACAGAGAGTGGTTCTCTACCCACGACGAGGCGCTGCTCATGTATGAGGAGCTTGACGACAGCGACCTGTGGAGCGCCATGAAGGCATGGAAGCACAGCGACGACAAGATTCTGGCCACGCTGGCCACCGATATGCTGGACCGAATAATATTCAAAGTAGAGGTGCACGACGAGCCTGTGAGCGAAGAGCGCATAGACGAACTACAGGCACAGATAGCCGAGAAAGCGGGTATAGAGAAAGTCGACGCCCACTATCTCATGAGCCTGAACACGATACAGAAAGACATGTACTCGATAGACGACGACTCGATAGACATACTCTACAAAGACGGTACGATAAAGGACATCTCAGAGGCATCGGAGATACTCAATGTGGCACTGCTCTCAAAAAAAATAAGAAAATATTACCTTTGTTATCAAAGATTTTAA
- a CDS encoding carbohydrate-binding domain-containing protein → MKQLIISTMLIASVITVMTCCSVEDPYEAWSGAYGWDNGGGNGSSETTGELSTFDIAIDQTTAEPTEVASEYFPDEEDALENNEFTTEVSIDLSNPETKTENGVEVTVNGGHVTANHGTEKKICYVVSGTTTDGSLTVIGEKKYAVKLNGASITNPDSAALNLLSSKRAYIILADGTTNTLSDGTGGSQKGALYCKGKLLFNGNGSLSVTGNTNNGIHSADYIVFRKGNNIYVKSTANNGIKANDGVFINGGILNVEVQAAAAKGISSESHVIVNGGRTTVLTTGNGMYDSDDKEAKGAAGIKTDSTFTINAGELRLKSTGSGGKGINADGTATFNGGSVMIVTTGGKYSGSGDTSSPKGIRADGNIIINGGRILVRTSGNGGEGIETKGTMTITGGEVASYAYDDAINSKSDMTISGGYVYAQGQHNDGLDANGNCYINGGLIYAICSGSPEVAIDANTEGGKKLYVTGGTIVAIGGLEGGSSLTQSCYQASSWSSDTWYALTVGSSTFAFKTPSSGGSGLVVSGASQPTLLSGVNVSGGTSVFAGLGVFGATTSDGSSVSLSSYSGNSNGPGGGFRR, encoded by the coding sequence ATGAAGCAATTGATAATTTCGACGATGCTCATAGCATCGGTCATCACAGTGATGACATGCTGCTCTGTTGAAGATCCTTACGAGGCATGGAGCGGCGCATACGGATGGGACAACGGCGGTGGCAACGGAAGCTCAGAGACGACAGGTGAACTGTCTACATTTGACATCGCTATAGACCAGACAACGGCGGAGCCTACAGAGGTGGCAAGCGAGTACTTCCCCGACGAGGAGGACGCACTGGAGAACAACGAGTTCACCACTGAGGTGAGCATAGACCTGTCGAACCCAGAGACGAAGACAGAGAACGGCGTGGAGGTGACGGTGAACGGTGGTCACGTGACAGCCAACCACGGTACGGAGAAGAAGATATGCTATGTGGTGAGCGGAACGACCACCGATGGCTCGCTTACGGTGATAGGCGAAAAGAAATATGCCGTGAAGCTCAACGGAGCAAGCATAACCAACCCCGACTCGGCTGCGCTGAACCTGCTGAGCAGCAAGAGGGCATACATAATCCTCGCTGATGGCACCACGAACACGCTGAGCGACGGAACAGGGGGCTCACAGAAGGGCGCACTCTACTGCAAGGGTAAACTGCTGTTTAACGGAAACGGCTCACTAAGCGTGACTGGTAACACTAACAACGGCATACACTCGGCCGACTACATAGTGTTCCGCAAGGGCAATAACATATATGTGAAATCGACTGCCAACAACGGCATCAAGGCGAACGACGGCGTGTTCATCAATGGCGGAATACTGAACGTAGAGGTGCAGGCAGCTGCTGCCAAGGGCATAAGCAGCGAGAGCCACGTCATAGTGAATGGCGGACGCACGACGGTGCTTACTACCGGCAACGGCATGTATGACTCAGACGACAAGGAGGCAAAGGGTGCAGCAGGCATAAAGACCGACTCTACGTTCACCATCAACGCTGGCGAACTGAGGCTGAAAAGCACAGGCAGCGGTGGCAAGGGCATCAACGCCGACGGCACGGCCACCTTCAACGGCGGAAGCGTGATGATCGTAACGACAGGAGGGAAGTACAGTGGTTCGGGCGACACCTCGTCGCCAAAGGGCATCAGGGCCGATGGCAACATCATCATCAATGGCGGAAGAATATTGGTGCGCACCAGTGGCAACGGTGGCGAGGGCATAGAGACCAAGGGCACGATGACCATCACTGGCGGAGAAGTGGCCAGCTATGCCTACGACGATGCCATCAACTCGAAGAGCGACATGACTATCAGCGGTGGCTATGTATATGCGCAGGGACAGCACAACGACGGACTCGACGCCAACGGCAACTGCTACATCAATGGCGGACTCATCTATGCCATCTGTTCTGGCTCGCCTGAGGTGGCCATCGATGCCAACACGGAGGGTGGCAAGAAGCTCTACGTCACAGGCGGCACCATCGTCGCCATAGGCGGACTGGAGGGTGGCAGCAGCCTCACGCAGTCGTGCTATCAGGCCTCCTCATGGTCTTCTGACACATGGTATGCGCTCACCGTAGGCAGCAGCACCTTCGCCTTCAAGACGCCATCAAGCGGTGGTTCAGGTCTTGTAGTCAGTGGTGCCTCTCAGCCCACACTCCTGTCGGGTGTCAACGTTTCAGGCGGCACATCCGTTTTCGCAGGTCTCGGCGTCTTTGGCGCCACAACGAGCGACGGCTCTTCAGTAAGTCTCTCGTCATACTCCGGCAACAGCAACGGCCCAGGCGGTGGGTTCAGGAGATAG
- a CDS encoding CinA family protein has protein sequence MDFESKIISREISELLWEKEKTLATAESCTGGRIAEAVIAVPGASKYFKGGIICYVNEVKERLLGVSHDLLEEKTAVCEEVAVEMVKGACATLDTDYAIAATGFAGPGGGTKEIPVGTIWLACGTKDKVTTRKVEEDHGRDINLAIATNVAIQLFRDFLKQEDAEEAETSAE, from the coding sequence ATGGATTTTGAAAGTAAGATTATTAGCAGGGAGATAAGCGAACTGCTTTGGGAGAAAGAGAAGACGCTGGCAACAGCAGAGAGTTGCACAGGTGGACGTATAGCTGAGGCCGTGATAGCTGTGCCTGGCGCTTCAAAATATTTCAAGGGCGGCATCATCTGCTATGTTAATGAGGTGAAAGAGCGATTGCTCGGCGTGTCTCACGACTTGCTCGAAGAGAAGACTGCCGTGTGTGAGGAGGTTGCCGTGGAAATGGTGAAAGGTGCATGCGCGACACTGGATACTGACTATGCCATTGCTGCAACAGGCTTCGCCGGTCCTGGCGGTGGCACAAAAGAGATTCCCGTGGGCACCATCTGGCTGGCTTGCGGCACAAAGGACAAGGTGACAACACGTAAGGTGGAGGAAGACCACGGACGTGACATAAACCTTGCCATAGCTACGAACGTGGCAATACAACTGTTCCGCGATTTCCTGAAGCAGGAAGATGCGGAAGAGGCAGAGACATCGGCAGAATAA
- the rpmG gene encoding 50S ribosomal protein L33 translates to MASKKAKGNRVQVVLECTEMKNSGLGGTSRYVTTKNRKNTPERMELMKYNPILKKMTLHKEIK, encoded by the coding sequence ATGGCAAGCAAGAAAGCAAAAGGTAATCGCGTCCAGGTTGTTCTGGAGTGCACAGAGATGAAGAACAGCGGCCTTGGCGGTACAAGTCGTTATGTTACGACAAAGAATCGTAAGAACACGCCTGAGCGCATGGAGCTGATGAAGTATAACCCTATCCTGAAGAAGATGACTCTTCACAAGGAGATTAAGTAA
- a CDS encoding four helix bundle suffix domain-containing protein: MEYDTKGKVLKKSVVWKELYFYRKSDAIYQLTVDFCHRFLPAYGDRTVDQMVQAARSGKQNIVEGSEDGQTSSEMEIKLLNVARGSLQELRSDYQDYLNTHHLAIWSADNKRQQRLRDFCHSHNDFSDYEPLVAKMNDEEMANLLLTLCHQTDKMMCAYLEKLEHRFVTEGGIKERMHAARTGYRQEVDSRLRALEAENLQLKARIKELEGLLETIGNPRLS, from the coding sequence ATGGAATACGATACTAAAGGTAAAGTGTTAAAGAAATCCGTCGTTTGGAAAGAACTGTATTTCTACCGTAAGAGTGATGCTATCTATCAGCTGACAGTAGACTTCTGCCATCGGTTCCTACCTGCTTATGGTGATCGTACAGTAGATCAAATGGTACAGGCTGCACGTAGCGGTAAACAAAATATTGTTGAGGGAAGTGAAGATGGCCAGACCAGTTCGGAGATGGAGATAAAACTTCTAAATGTGGCACGAGGTAGTCTTCAAGAGCTACGTTCTGATTATCAGGATTACCTTAATACTCACCATCTTGCTATATGGTCTGCTGATAATAAACGACAGCAACGACTCCGTGATTTTTGTCATTCTCACAATGACTTTAGTGACTATGAACCACTGGTAGCTAAAATGAATGATGAGGAGATGGCTAATCTGTTGCTTACTCTCTGTCATCAGACTGACAAGATGATGTGTGCTTATTTAGAGAAACTGGAACATCGTTTTGTTACTGAGGGTGGTATCAAGGAGCGTATGCATGCTGCCCGTACGGGATATCGTCAGGAAGTTGATTCGCGTCTTCGTGCTTTAGAAGCAGAAAACTTGCAGCTGAAAGCAAGAATAAAAGAACTTGAAGGACTCCTAGAAACCATAGGAAATCCTAGGCTGTCCTAG
- a CDS encoding DUF4295 domain-containing protein, translating into MAKKTVATLHEGSKDGRAYSKVIKMVRSPKTGAYIFDEQMVPNEDVKDFFKN; encoded by the coding sequence ATGGCAAAGAAAACCGTTGCAACCCTCCACGAAGGTTCGAAGGATGGTCGCGCTTATTCAAAGGTCATCAAGATGGTTCGCAGCCCAAAGACTGGCGCTTACATCTTCGATGAGCAGATGGTTCCTAACGAGGATGTTAAGGACTTCTTCAAGAACTAA
- the tsaD gene encoding tRNA (adenosine(37)-N6)-threonylcarbamoyltransferase complex transferase subunit TsaD yields the protein MEKDIYILGIESSCDDTSAAVLKNGVLLSNVTASQAVHEAYGGVVPELASRAHQQNVVPVVSEAIKRAGITKEQLSAVAFTRGPGLMGSLLVGVNFAKGFARSLGIPMIDVNHLQGHVMAHFITSPSPSEGGEGLAQKGAEGNSSPLGRSGEVHPPFPFICLLVSGGNSQIVLVRAYNDMEVLGQTIDDAAGEAIDKCSKVMGLGYPGGPIIDRLARQGNPKAYQFAEPHIPGYDYSFSGLKTSFLYNLKKWVEDDPDFVEHHKEDLAASLEWTIVDILMKKLKLAVKDTGIKHVAVAGGVSANNGLRNAFHDYAKRFGWTVYIPKFSYTTDNAAMIGIVGYYKYMDKEFCSIDAPAFSKVTFK from the coding sequence ATGGAGAAAGACATATATATATTAGGTATAGAGTCGAGCTGCGACGATACGTCGGCAGCCGTGCTGAAAAACGGCGTGCTGCTGTCGAACGTGACAGCATCACAGGCTGTGCATGAGGCATACGGCGGCGTGGTGCCTGAGCTGGCATCAAGGGCTCACCAACAGAACGTGGTGCCCGTTGTGAGCGAGGCTATCAAGCGGGCAGGGATAACGAAGGAACAGCTGTCGGCAGTGGCATTCACACGCGGACCGGGACTGATGGGCTCGCTGCTCGTGGGAGTGAACTTCGCGAAGGGCTTCGCACGCTCGCTCGGCATACCGATGATAGATGTGAACCATCTGCAGGGACATGTGATGGCACACTTTATTACCTCCCCCAGCCCCTCCGAAGGAGGGGAGGGACTGGCGCAAAAGGGTGCCGAAGGGAACTCCTCCCCTTTGGGGAGGTCGGGAGAGGTTCACCCTCCCTTCCCATTCATCTGTCTTTTGGTGTCGGGTGGTAACTCACAGATAGTATTGGTACGCGCGTATAACGACATGGAGGTGCTGGGACAGACCATAGACGATGCTGCAGGAGAGGCAATAGACAAGTGCTCGAAGGTGATGGGACTGGGCTACCCAGGCGGACCAATCATCGACCGACTGGCACGACAGGGCAACCCGAAGGCATACCAGTTTGCCGAGCCTCATATACCTGGCTATGACTATAGCTTCTCGGGACTGAAGACATCGTTCCTCTACAACCTGAAGAAATGGGTGGAGGATGATCCCGACTTCGTGGAGCATCACAAGGAGGACCTGGCAGCATCGCTGGAGTGGACCATCGTTGACATACTGATGAAGAAGCTGAAGCTGGCTGTGAAGGACACTGGCATAAAGCATGTGGCTGTGGCTGGCGGAGTGAGTGCAAACAACGGACTGCGTAACGCGTTCCACGACTATGCAAAGCGCTTCGGATGGACGGTATATATACCAAAGTTCAGCTATACCACCGACAATGCAGCGATGATAGGTATAGTGGGCTATTATAAGTATATGGACAAGGAGTTCTGCTCAATAGATGCTCCTGCTTTCTCGAAAGTGACATTTAAATAA
- a CDS encoding glucosaminidase domain-containing protein yields MKKLLFLLLFSIPLCINAQMKWNQQYQNYVNQYKDVAIEEMRRWKIPASITLAQGLFESGAGNSELARKGNNHFGIKCHGWTGRTMYKDDDRKNECFRVYKSAFDSYEDHSKFLAQSQRYSRLFSLKTTDYKGWAHGLKACGYATNPQYPKKLIELIELYELDQYDRAGGSKSKNGFGFSISHPVKSFNKNYYVIARRGDTYKSLGKELGVSYRKLAKYNERDKNDVLEEGEVVWLRKKARKAPREYKNRLHYVSAGESMYYIAQKYGIRVKYLYKMNNLPPTYQIRVGDGLRVR; encoded by the coding sequence ATGAAAAAACTACTATTTTTACTGTTGTTTTCCATCCCTTTGTGCATTAATGCGCAAATGAAATGGAACCAGCAATATCAGAATTACGTTAACCAGTACAAGGATGTAGCCATCGAGGAGATGCGCCGATGGAAGATACCTGCATCGATAACTCTTGCCCAGGGACTGTTTGAGTCAGGCGCTGGCAATAGTGAGTTGGCACGCAAGGGTAATAACCATTTCGGAATAAAGTGCCACGGATGGACAGGACGCACGATGTATAAGGACGATGACCGTAAGAACGAATGCTTCAGAGTGTATAAGTCGGCATTTGATTCCTACGAGGACCATTCGAAGTTCCTTGCACAGAGTCAGCGATACAGTCGTCTGTTCAGCTTGAAGACGACTGACTACAAGGGATGGGCTCATGGCCTCAAGGCGTGTGGCTATGCCACTAATCCGCAGTATCCGAAGAAGCTCATTGAGCTCATTGAGCTTTATGAACTTGACCAGTATGACCGTGCAGGAGGTTCTAAGAGCAAGAATGGCTTTGGATTCAGTATATCCCATCCTGTAAAGTCGTTTAACAAGAACTATTATGTCATAGCCCGTCGTGGTGACACATATAAGTCACTTGGTAAGGAGTTAGGAGTTTCTTACAGGAAGCTTGCCAAGTATAACGAGCGTGACAAGAACGATGTGCTTGAAGAGGGCGAGGTGGTATGGCTTCGCAAGAAGGCGCGCAAGGCACCTCGCGAATACAAGAATCGCCTGCACTATGTCAGCGCTGGCGAGTCAATGTACTACATAGCCCAGAAGTATGGCATCAGAGTGAAATATCTCTACAAGATGAATAACCTGCCACCTACCTATCAGATTCGTGTGGGCGATGGCTTGCGAGTGAGATAG
- the rpmB gene encoding 50S ribosomal protein L28 encodes MSKVCQITGKKAQIGNNVSHSKHRTKRSFDVNLFSKKFFWVEQNCWISLKISAAGLRLINKIGLDAAIRQAVDKGYLTWNDLDKKVFAWGN; translated from the coding sequence ATGTCTAAAGTTTGTCAAATCACAGGCAAGAAGGCACAGATAGGTAACAACGTGTCTCACTCAAAGCACCGCACAAAGCGCAGCTTTGACGTCAACCTGTTCAGCAAGAAGTTCTTCTGGGTAGAGCAGAACTGCTGGATTAGCCTTAAGATCAGTGCAGCTGGTCTGCGTTTAATTAATAAAATAGGTCTTGATGCTGCCATTCGTCAGGCAGTAGACAAGGGTTACCTCACATGGAACGACCTCGACAAGAAGGTGTTCGCATGGGGTAATTAA
- a CDS encoding right-handed parallel beta-helix repeat-containing protein, producing the protein MMKRILFFLFTITLLCLSCQDDESFTTSRNARLTFSSDTIKLDTVFSSVGSATYSFWVYNNNSDGVRISQAFLRKGNQTGYRVNVDGTFLDNARGSSVSDLELRKGDSLRVFVELTAPENLRSLVQLITDDIVFALESGVEQSVNLRGYAWDALSVKDLKVTNDSTIQSSKPIVVYGGITVGEGVTLKILNTQLYFHDKAGINVYGTLKTDSVLMRGDRLDHMFAYLPYDRVSGQWEGIHLYGSSEGNELKNTELRSAMYGVICDSAKLSSQNQRLYMENSIVHNCKGNGLELYNTYAGIKKCQLSNMLGSCVLVYGGAVIMDSCTIAQFYPFSAQRNVALQIYNKFNNAPYPLEQFQMTNSILTGYANDEILGKQESEDAAFNYLFINTLLRTPQVENDTVHYKQILWEKPSDEISGKKHFVLVDETNFIYDFHLKEESPAKGLGCY; encoded by the coding sequence ATGATGAAACGGATTTTATTCTTTCTATTCACTATAACGCTGCTGTGCTTGTCGTGTCAGGACGATGAGTCGTTCACCACGAGCCGGAACGCACGTCTGACGTTCTCCAGCGACACCATAAAGCTGGACACCGTGTTCTCTTCCGTAGGCTCGGCAACATATTCTTTCTGGGTCTATAACAACAACTCAGATGGTGTACGTATCAGTCAGGCGTTCCTGCGCAAGGGCAATCAGACGGGCTATAGGGTGAATGTCGATGGCACATTTCTCGACAACGCCAGAGGCTCATCGGTCAGCGATCTGGAGTTGCGCAAGGGTGACAGCCTTCGCGTGTTTGTAGAGTTGACAGCACCTGAGAACCTGCGGTCTTTGGTTCAGCTTATCACTGACGATATTGTGTTTGCCCTTGAGAGTGGGGTGGAGCAGAGCGTCAATCTTCGCGGCTATGCGTGGGATGCCTTGTCAGTAAAGGACTTGAAGGTCACTAACGACTCTACGATACAGTCTTCTAAGCCTATTGTAGTCTATGGCGGAATAACTGTTGGCGAAGGTGTCACACTGAAGATTCTGAATACTCAACTTTATTTTCATGACAAGGCAGGGATAAATGTCTATGGAACGTTGAAGACCGACTCTGTGCTGATGCGTGGTGATCGTCTTGACCACATGTTTGCCTATCTGCCTTACGACCGTGTAAGTGGTCAGTGGGAGGGAATACATCTCTATGGTTCGTCTGAAGGCAATGAGCTGAAGAACACTGAGTTGCGCAGCGCAATGTATGGCGTGATATGTGACTCGGCAAAGCTCTCATCACAGAACCAGCGCCTTTACATGGAAAACTCTATTGTACATAACTGTAAGGGCAATGGACTCGAATTGTATAACACCTATGCCGGCATAAAGAAATGTCAGCTGTCAAACATGCTTGGCAGCTGTGTGTTGGTATATGGCGGAGCAGTCATCATGGATAGCTGTACCATCGCACAGTTCTATCCGTTCTCGGCTCAGCGTAATGTGGCCCTGCAGATATACAACAAGTTTAATAACGCTCCTTACCCGCTGGAGCAGTTCCAGATGACAAACTCCATACTCACAGGCTATGCCAATGACGAGATTCTGGGTAAGCAGGAGTCAGAGGATGCGGCGTTTAACTATCTCTTCATAAACACCCTGTTGCGCACGCCGCAAGTTGAAAACGATACCGTACACTATAAACAGATACTTTGGGAGAAACCTTCCGACGAAATATCTGGAAAGAAACACTTCGTACTCGTTGACGAGACCAACTTCATCTACGATTTTCACTTGAAGGAGGAGTCGCCAGCCAAGGGACTTGGTTGTTATTAG